In the genome of Myxococcus stipitatus, one region contains:
- a CDS encoding 2-hydroxyacid dehydrogenase, producing the protein MRLAVFDTYRYDRGALEEANAEFGHALSFLEPRLTLQTARLAEGFHAVCSFVNDRLDAPTLKVLREVGVRLIATRSAGYNHIDLEAARRLDVRVTRVPEYSPHAVAEHAVTLVLSLNRHIPRAFARVRDWNFSLDGLVGFDLSGKTVGVVGTGRIGRAAVRIFRGFGCDVVCFDMAPDAAFAREVGARYVPLEELFSSAEVISLHVPLTPGTRHMVDARSLARMKRGVMLINTGRGALIDSRALIDALKSGHVGAAGLDVYEEEEGIFFQDLSGQVLQDDVLARLLTFPNVLVTSHQAFLTREALVGIARTTLASVRAFERGEPLENEVRVEQVRPA; encoded by the coding sequence ATGCGGCTGGCTGTCTTCGACACCTATCGGTATGACCGTGGCGCATTGGAGGAGGCCAACGCGGAGTTCGGCCATGCGCTGAGCTTCCTGGAGCCCCGGCTGACGCTGCAGACCGCACGGCTGGCGGAGGGCTTCCATGCGGTGTGCTCGTTCGTCAACGACCGGCTGGACGCGCCCACGCTGAAGGTGCTGCGCGAGGTGGGCGTGCGCCTGATTGCCACGCGCTCCGCGGGCTACAACCACATCGACCTGGAGGCCGCGCGGCGGCTGGACGTGCGCGTGACGCGGGTGCCGGAATACTCGCCGCACGCGGTGGCGGAGCACGCGGTGACGCTGGTGTTGTCCCTCAACCGGCACATCCCCCGCGCCTTCGCGCGGGTGCGCGACTGGAACTTCTCGCTGGACGGGTTGGTGGGCTTCGACCTTTCGGGGAAGACGGTGGGCGTGGTGGGGACTGGACGCATCGGTCGCGCGGCCGTGCGAATCTTCCGAGGCTTTGGCTGTGACGTCGTTTGCTTCGACATGGCGCCGGACGCGGCCTTCGCGCGGGAGGTGGGTGCTCGCTATGTGCCGTTGGAGGAGTTGTTCTCCTCGGCGGAGGTCATCTCGCTTCACGTCCCGCTGACGCCGGGGACCCGGCACATGGTGGACGCGAGGTCGCTGGCGCGGATGAAGCGCGGGGTGATGCTCATCAACACCGGGCGAGGCGCGCTCATCGACAGCCGGGCCCTCATCGACGCACTCAAGTCGGGCCACGTCGGTGCCGCGGGCCTGGACGTCTACGAGGAGGAGGAGGGCATCTTCTTCCAGGACCTGTCTGGCCAGGTGCTCCAGGACGATGTGCTGGCGCGGCTGTTGACCTTTCCCAATGTGCTGGTGACCTCCCACCAGGCCTTCCTCACGCGCGAGGCCCTGGTGGGCATCGCGCGCACCACGCTGGCCAGCGTCCGGGCCTTCGAGCGGGGTGAGCCGTTGGAGAATGAAGTCCGTGTCGAACAAGTGCGGCCCGCGTGA
- a CDS encoding thioredoxin family protein, which translates to MFRCAACGAFNRVREPRPSGNPECGRCHRVLDLSGAPQEVDGEALDRAVVSSPVPILLDLWAPWCAPCRAAAPILDAVGKAQAGRLLVLKLNTDQNPRTASALRVQGIPTFVVFSGGREVARRSGVLPRPDLERWVSGAIAAQGGAGATA; encoded by the coding sequence ATGTTCCGCTGTGCGGCCTGCGGTGCGTTCAATCGTGTGCGAGAGCCCCGCCCCTCGGGAAACCCCGAGTGTGGCCGGTGCCACCGGGTGCTGGACCTGTCGGGCGCGCCACAAGAGGTGGATGGCGAGGCGCTGGACCGGGCCGTGGTGTCCTCGCCGGTGCCCATCCTCCTGGACCTGTGGGCGCCCTGGTGTGCCCCTTGCCGCGCGGCGGCGCCCATCCTGGACGCGGTGGGCAAGGCGCAGGCGGGACGCCTGCTGGTGCTCAAACTCAATACGGACCAGAACCCACGCACCGCGAGCGCGCTGCGCGTGCAAGGCATTCCCACCTTCGTGGTGTTCTCCGGTGGGCGCGAGGTGGCGCGCCGGAGCGGCGTGCTGCCCAGGCCCGACCTCGAGCGGTGGGTGTCCGGCGCCATCGCCGCACAAGGCGGCGCGGGCGCCACGGCCTGA
- a CDS encoding nicotinate phosphoribosyltransferase, giving the protein MEPEAALLTDLYQLTMTEAYLAEGQWDEAVFSLFVRRLPPRRNYLVAAGLEDVLDTLEHLRFHAEDLEWLASLGRFSDRLLGWLERFRFSGDVDAMAEGTPVFAQEPLLEVRAPLPEAQLVETYLLNVMHLQTLAASKASRVVEAAQGRPVMEFGLRRIHGADSGVKVARAAYLAGVDSTSNVLAGKRYGIPLAGTMAHSYVQSHDDELEAFRAFTRVYPDATLLVDTYDTLRGVQDAIRLAREQGEDFRVRALRLDSGDLLALSLAARELLDEAGLERVRLVASGGLDEDEVARLLARGAPLDGFGVGTAMGVSADAPSLDMAYKLVEYAGRPRVKLSAGKVLLPGSKQVYRQEEDGVARRDLLVRRGDVARGRPLLRPVMRSGQRLPGALPSLDDARVYARRELARLPLEVRALEPARPPYSVVVGDGLARARAHEAEVWATGP; this is encoded by the coding sequence ATGGAGCCCGAGGCCGCGCTGCTCACGGACCTCTATCAGCTCACGATGACGGAGGCGTACCTGGCCGAGGGCCAGTGGGACGAGGCGGTGTTCAGCCTCTTCGTCCGCCGCCTTCCGCCCAGGCGCAACTACCTGGTGGCCGCGGGACTGGAGGACGTGCTCGACACGCTGGAGCACCTGCGCTTCCACGCCGAGGACCTGGAGTGGCTCGCCTCCCTGGGGCGCTTCTCGGACCGGCTGCTCGGGTGGCTGGAGCGCTTCCGCTTCAGCGGCGACGTGGACGCGATGGCGGAGGGCACGCCCGTCTTCGCCCAGGAGCCGCTCCTGGAGGTGCGGGCCCCGCTGCCGGAGGCGCAGCTGGTGGAGACGTACCTGCTCAACGTGATGCACCTCCAGACGCTCGCGGCCTCCAAGGCGTCGCGCGTGGTGGAGGCGGCGCAGGGGCGGCCGGTGATGGAGTTCGGGCTGCGGCGCATCCACGGCGCGGACTCGGGCGTGAAGGTCGCGCGCGCGGCGTACCTGGCGGGCGTGGACTCCACCTCCAACGTGCTCGCGGGGAAGCGGTATGGGATTCCGCTCGCGGGCACCATGGCGCACAGCTACGTGCAGTCGCACGACGATGAGCTGGAGGCGTTCCGCGCCTTCACCCGCGTCTATCCCGACGCGACGCTGCTGGTGGACACCTACGACACGCTGCGCGGCGTGCAGGACGCCATCCGGCTGGCGCGCGAGCAGGGAGAGGACTTCCGCGTGCGCGCGCTGCGGCTGGACTCAGGAGACCTGCTGGCGCTGTCGCTGGCGGCGCGCGAGCTCCTGGACGAAGCGGGCCTGGAGCGCGTGCGGCTGGTGGCGAGCGGCGGACTGGATGAGGACGAGGTCGCGCGGCTGCTCGCGCGAGGCGCACCGCTCGACGGGTTCGGCGTGGGCACGGCCATGGGGGTGTCCGCGGACGCGCCCTCGCTGGACATGGCCTACAAGCTGGTGGAGTACGCGGGGCGCCCCCGGGTGAAGCTGTCCGCGGGCAAGGTGCTGCTGCCCGGGTCGAAGCAGGTCTACCGCCAGGAGGAGGACGGCGTCGCGCGCAGGGATTTGCTCGTGCGGCGAGGAGATGTCGCGCGCGGCAGGCCCCTCCTGCGGCCCGTGATGCGCTCCGGCCAGCGGCTGCCGGGGGCACTGCCCTCCCTGGATGACGCTCGGGTGTACGCGCGGCGGGAGCTGGCACGGCTTCCGCTGGAGGTCCGCGCGCTGGAGCCCGCCCGGCCACCGTACTCGGTGGTCGTGGGGGACGGGCTCGCCCGGGCACGTGCTCACGAAGCGGAGGTCTGGGCCACGGGGCCCTGA
- a CDS encoding DoxX family protein: protein MNRILASLSSNSPALAATLLRVALGIVFLAHAGAKYFIFTLDGTARFFVAHGFPGWMATPVFLAELFGGLALLAGFKVRWVALALFPVMVGALQSHLAMGWMFTNAGGGWEYVAFLLATLLTQALLGSGAYAVDNLRVRAQGPVAQTSAS, encoded by the coding sequence ATGAACCGCATCCTCGCTTCCCTGTCCTCGAATTCCCCCGCCCTGGCCGCCACCCTGCTTCGCGTCGCCCTGGGCATCGTGTTCCTGGCCCACGCCGGGGCGAAGTACTTCATCTTCACCCTGGACGGCACCGCGCGCTTCTTCGTGGCCCATGGCTTCCCGGGCTGGATGGCGACGCCGGTGTTCCTGGCGGAGCTCTTCGGCGGGCTCGCGCTCCTGGCGGGCTTCAAGGTCCGCTGGGTGGCCCTGGCGCTGTTCCCGGTGATGGTGGGCGCGCTCCAGTCGCACCTCGCCATGGGGTGGATGTTCACCAACGCGGGCGGCGGCTGGGAGTACGTCGCGTTCCTGCTGGCCACCCTCCTCACGCAGGCGCTGCTCGGGAGCGGCGCGTACGCGGTGGACAACCTGCGGGTGCGCGCTCAGGGCCCCGTGGCCCAGACCTCCGCTTCGTGA
- a CDS encoding LysR family transcriptional regulator, protein MPEPLFDDLLGLACFARVVELRSFTQAATALGVSKSVVSARVSRLESRVGERLLIRTTRKLSVTNAGMAVYAHCERLLEEASAATRGASDAGRGALRVNAPISFAQMYLAGPLARFLATHPGASVEVRLSDTLVDLVEERVDVALRISRLRDSTFVARKLTSTSLCVCAAPAYLKRRGTPKHPDELSRHDCLRYLHLRAEDEWRFHGPKGRISVPVREAPLAVGNGTLLREAAAEGVGLAVLPRFMVDADLRSGRLVTVLDAFAPKPIGIYAVHAAGRSTPPLVRALLDVLASEFRSVEWT, encoded by the coding sequence GTGCCGGAGCCCTTGTTCGATGACCTGCTGGGCCTCGCGTGCTTCGCGCGCGTGGTGGAGTTGCGTTCGTTCACCCAGGCCGCCACGGCCCTGGGGGTGTCCAAGTCGGTGGTGAGCGCGCGGGTGTCCCGCCTGGAGTCCCGCGTCGGGGAGCGGCTGCTCATCCGCACCACCCGCAAGCTCTCCGTCACCAACGCGGGGATGGCGGTGTACGCCCACTGCGAGCGCCTGCTGGAGGAGGCCAGCGCCGCGACGAGAGGCGCCTCCGACGCGGGGCGGGGCGCGCTGCGCGTCAATGCCCCCATCAGCTTCGCGCAGATGTATCTGGCGGGTCCCCTGGCGCGCTTCCTGGCCACCCACCCGGGCGCCTCCGTGGAGGTGCGGCTGAGCGACACGCTGGTTGACCTGGTGGAGGAGCGCGTGGACGTCGCGCTGAGAATCTCCCGGCTGCGCGACTCCACCTTCGTGGCCCGGAAGCTCACCTCCACCTCGCTGTGCGTGTGCGCCGCGCCCGCGTACCTCAAGCGCCGGGGGACACCCAAGCACCCGGACGAGCTGTCCCGCCACGACTGCCTGCGCTACCTGCACCTGCGCGCGGAGGACGAGTGGCGCTTCCACGGCCCCAAGGGCCGCATCTCCGTGCCCGTGCGGGAGGCGCCCCTGGCGGTGGGCAACGGGACGCTGCTGCGCGAGGCCGCGGCGGAGGGCGTGGGGCTGGCCGTGCTGCCGCGCTTCATGGTGGACGCGGACCTGCGCTCGGGCCGGCTCGTCACCGTGCTGGATGCCTTCGCCCCCAAGCCCATCGGCATCTACGCCGTCCACGCGGCGGGGCGCTCCACGCCGCCGCTCGTCCGCGCCCTGCTGGACGTGCTGGCCTCCGAGTTCCGCTCCGTCGAGTGGACCTGA
- a CDS encoding Kelch repeat-containing protein: MTQGIFVKKWLGLGLCGALMTAVGAPSALAGAPVTGTSRTTLSPWSSAPSMSRIRAYHTATRLLSGAVLVTGGRDWSSVTATTETYNAALNTWSTSATMGQARSRHTATLLANGKVLVAGGAGPGTLSSAELYDPATNTWSATGSLGTARQDHQAVLLANGKVLVFGGYSPGALKTAELYDPATGLWTATGSTSVVAGKPSATRLPDDNVLVVSDNGVDTAAEVYDAGTGTWSRVADPPAFYGHAAVLLNQGAVLVTGQETGQYASGAWLFWPEDNEWEYVSYANEERRRSHSMTLLPSGKVLVARGTRNQMGGSAEVFDPANWTLHLGGYDSPTQGHTATLLTNGKVLIVGGTSQEEPELYSSAELYSE, from the coding sequence ATGACCCAAGGGATTTTCGTGAAGAAGTGGCTCGGCCTGGGGCTGTGCGGAGCGCTGATGACGGCGGTGGGTGCGCCCTCCGCGCTCGCCGGAGCGCCCGTCACCGGCACCAGCCGGACGACGCTGTCGCCCTGGTCCTCCGCGCCGAGCATGAGCCGGATTCGCGCGTACCACACGGCGACGCGGCTCCTGTCCGGCGCGGTGCTCGTCACGGGCGGCAGGGACTGGAGCTCGGTGACGGCGACGACGGAGACGTACAACGCGGCCCTGAACACCTGGAGCACGTCCGCGACGATGGGCCAGGCGCGCTCGCGCCACACGGCGACGCTGCTGGCCAACGGCAAGGTGCTCGTCGCGGGCGGCGCGGGCCCCGGCACGCTGTCGAGCGCGGAGCTCTACGACCCGGCCACCAACACCTGGAGCGCCACGGGCAGCCTGGGCACCGCGCGCCAGGACCACCAGGCGGTGCTCCTGGCCAATGGCAAGGTGCTGGTGTTCGGCGGCTACTCCCCGGGGGCGCTGAAGACGGCGGAGCTGTATGACCCGGCGACGGGCCTGTGGACGGCCACCGGCTCCACGTCCGTCGTCGCGGGCAAGCCCAGCGCCACGCGGCTGCCCGACGACAACGTGCTGGTCGTCAGCGACAACGGCGTCGACACCGCCGCGGAGGTCTACGACGCGGGCACGGGCACCTGGAGCCGCGTGGCGGACCCGCCGGCCTTCTATGGACACGCGGCCGTGCTGCTCAACCAGGGCGCGGTGCTCGTCACGGGCCAGGAGACGGGACAGTACGCCAGCGGCGCGTGGCTGTTCTGGCCGGAGGACAATGAGTGGGAGTACGTCTCGTATGCGAACGAGGAGCGGCGCCGGAGCCACTCCATGACGCTCCTGCCGTCGGGCAAGGTGCTGGTCGCGCGCGGCACCCGCAACCAGATGGGGGGCTCCGCGGAAGTCTTCGACCCGGCCAACTGGACGCTGCACCTGGGCGGCTATGACTCGCCCACGCAGGGCCACACGGCGACGCTGCTGACCAACGGCAAGGTGCTCATCGTGGGCGGCACCAGCCAGGAGGAGCCCGAGCTGTACTCCTCCGCGGAGCTGTACTCGGAATAG
- a CDS encoding trimeric intracellular cation channel family protein, protein MPLDLSEPHFQEEVIAAGTMVADLAGVFSGSVLGALLAERRKMDLMGFLVLGLVSGVGGGILRDTLLQVGPPLALVKPSYLVAAFTGAFAAFIFELKHGPTVKLLSTLDALTLGSFAVAGTQRTLEVGLSPGTAVLIGIIAAAGGGVIRDVLIRRTPTVMRPEPGYYALAALAASLVCLAFSLTGHRRLALVAGMAVGAAVRLISVRRGWRLPIKRTRAPPIEEDDFGGRSERETRSRR, encoded by the coding sequence ATGCCCCTCGACCTGTCGGAGCCCCATTTCCAGGAAGAGGTCATCGCCGCGGGGACGATGGTGGCGGACCTGGCGGGCGTGTTCTCCGGCTCCGTGCTGGGCGCGCTGCTGGCCGAGCGCCGGAAGATGGACCTGATGGGCTTCCTGGTGCTGGGGCTGGTGTCCGGCGTGGGCGGCGGCATCCTGCGCGACACGCTGTTGCAGGTGGGCCCGCCGCTGGCGCTGGTGAAGCCGTCCTATCTGGTGGCGGCCTTCACCGGGGCGTTCGCCGCGTTCATCTTCGAGCTGAAGCACGGGCCCACGGTGAAGCTGCTGTCCACGCTGGACGCGCTGACGCTGGGCTCGTTCGCGGTGGCGGGCACGCAGCGCACGCTGGAAGTGGGCCTGAGTCCCGGGACCGCGGTGCTCATCGGAATCATCGCCGCCGCGGGAGGAGGCGTCATCCGCGACGTCCTCATCCGACGCACGCCCACGGTGATGAGACCCGAGCCCGGGTACTACGCGCTGGCCGCGCTGGCCGCGAGCCTCGTCTGTCTGGCCTTCTCCCTGACGGGGCACCGCCGCCTGGCGCTGGTGGCCGGAATGGCGGTGGGCGCGGCGGTGCGGTTGATATCCGTGAGGCGCGGCTGGCGGCTGCCCATCAAGCGCACGCGTGCGCCCCCCATCGAGGAGGATGACTTCGGCGGGCGCAGCGAGCGCGAGACCCGCTCCAGGCGCTGA
- a CDS encoding amidohydrolase family protein, translating into MDPTQPADRIFEGGTLLTMNERQPSAQAVALQGGRILAVGTRHEVFAFQGPDTEVVSMRGGTMIPAVVDDDTAPENVEQEPQGTLEPGQRANFVVLNGNPLTVTPRAREELRVMHVVKDGQSLYMADTEAAHEDAPVFSEDLFLDESGWLV; encoded by the coding sequence ATGGACCCCACCCAACCCGCCGACCGCATCTTCGAGGGGGGCACCCTCCTCACCATGAACGAACGCCAGCCCTCCGCCCAGGCCGTGGCGCTCCAGGGCGGCCGCATCCTCGCCGTGGGCACGCGCCATGAAGTCTTCGCGTTCCAGGGCCCCGACACCGAGGTCGTCTCGATGCGGGGCGGGACGATGATTCCCGCCGTCGTCGACGACGACACCGCGCCGGAGAATGTCGAACAGGAACCACAAGGAACGCTCGAGCCCGGCCAGCGCGCCAACTTCGTCGTGCTCAACGGCAACCCGCTCACCGTGACACCGCGCGCTCGCGAGGAGCTGCGCGTGATGCACGTGGTCAAGGATGGCCAGAGTCTCTACATGGCGGACACCGAGGCCGCGCACGAGGACGCGCCCGTCTTCAGCGAGGACCTCTTCCTCGATGAGAGTGGCTGGCTCGTCTGA
- a CDS encoding YIP1 family protein: MVDAPAVAVLERSEVATGPEPLPWARRAELGLGEAFRLTCKEVILRPRAAFERMGREGTIGGSLLFAWLAFCAGALATTALLLLIALGKVLDAPTGRVDPYLLWTEVIIPLRFMGAVLVLAPIATLLGSVMDHLMLWMFGVPSSFRSTLRAHALSQGVSLIGVVPVFSLPVMLLWCLGLRVMAYRKLYRLGWVTPVAVMVLPWVVLGLLGCATAVFWLFDSAMRENGLQ, from the coding sequence ATGGTTGATGCGCCCGCTGTCGCGGTTCTCGAACGGAGTGAGGTCGCGACCGGCCCCGAGCCGCTCCCTTGGGCGCGGCGGGCGGAGCTGGGCCTGGGGGAGGCCTTCCGGCTGACATGCAAGGAGGTGATTCTCCGCCCGCGAGCAGCGTTCGAGCGGATGGGGCGGGAGGGCACCATCGGCGGGTCGCTCCTCTTCGCGTGGCTGGCCTTCTGTGCCGGCGCGCTGGCCACGACGGCGCTCCTCCTCCTCATCGCCCTTGGGAAGGTCCTCGACGCTCCGACAGGGCGGGTGGACCCCTATCTGCTCTGGACGGAGGTCATCATCCCCCTTCGCTTCATGGGCGCGGTGCTCGTGCTGGCGCCCATCGCGACCCTCCTGGGCTCGGTGATGGACCACCTGATGTTGTGGATGTTCGGAGTGCCCAGCTCGTTCCGCTCGACGCTGCGGGCTCATGCCTTGTCCCAGGGCGTCTCCCTGATAGGCGTGGTGCCTGTCTTCTCGCTGCCCGTGATGCTGCTCTGGTGTCTGGGGCTGCGGGTCATGGCGTACAGGAAGCTGTATCGCCTGGGATGGGTCACGCCCGTGGCGGTCATGGTGCTGCCCTGGGTGGTCCTGGGCCTCCTGGGCTGCGCGACCGCCGTGTTCTGGCTGTTCGATTCGGCGATGCGCGAGAATGGTCTCCAGTAG
- a CDS encoding serine hydrolase domain-containing protein, with product MMKSPGVFAVLWLLASPALAAPRIPSECEPASAEAADGSSEFPEEVTRVLDAMVRAELAQGPTVGLSVGISRGNRRWVCGYGLRDVARKLPVTPRTTYRLASITKSFTAVAVMQLVEQGKLSLDADIHSLVPGYPAKQWTVTVRDLLGHLSGVPTYDGLASTVNVKPLSTAEAVSVFSEKPLSFEPRTRYLYSTWGYNLLGAAVESASGKSYRDYLREHVFQPAGMAHADLDVTATRDEHQTVGYRLKDGVVKTSRFLDVSSRFGGGGTRGTVGDMLGFGRAVLTHKLVSRDTMGMMQASMATKDGRLTDYGMGFATYPLRGHYLVAHAGGQPETTTLLVMFPAEDTVIALATNIEGEARRLRRLSIRLMEGVLEAGATRRDAHFADPVDGVVYEGLSRIVSYGLAYHLWATRGPGTLAPDEDVPGAFARVSEMLDRKLIAKDAKAALERIRGGHDPKLGSVFIRVGAHMARVLEKAHGPERLLAYPAEGPLSFFADYLAACEAEGSAEAPRLGEPLRGDLLRFVAGWKRAEVPVELRRLRLDEVKDPEVHWPALKKAVVQWPELRPDYTDELVRVAEGFGWRKQLPARLRWLERAVEVSPRSVEARLALSQGLLVAKRDEEVLPLLREAMETPQGALALAPMMLLKRVVEPESPRVGLGLLRAGVALHPESPELWEALAKREKAQGHKAEARAALRQARRAREARPEPASDSVVRGAGPVPDDHGLVRPRQAL from the coding sequence ATGATGAAGTCCCCGGGGGTGTTCGCCGTCTTGTGGTTGCTCGCGTCGCCCGCGCTGGCGGCGCCGCGCATCCCGTCGGAGTGCGAACCCGCGAGTGCCGAGGCCGCCGACGGCTCGAGCGAGTTTCCCGAAGAAGTGACTCGGGTGCTGGATGCGATGGTGCGCGCGGAGCTGGCGCAGGGGCCCACGGTGGGCCTGTCCGTGGGCATCTCCCGGGGGAATCGGCGCTGGGTGTGTGGCTATGGGTTGCGGGATGTGGCGCGCAAGCTGCCCGTGACGCCGCGCACGACGTACCGGCTGGCCTCCATCACCAAGTCGTTCACCGCCGTCGCGGTGATGCAGCTGGTGGAGCAGGGGAAGCTGAGCCTGGACGCGGACATCCACTCGCTGGTGCCGGGCTACCCGGCGAAGCAGTGGACCGTCACCGTGAGGGACCTGCTGGGGCATCTCAGCGGGGTGCCGACGTATGACGGGCTCGCCTCCACCGTCAACGTGAAGCCCTTGAGCACGGCCGAGGCCGTCTCCGTCTTCTCCGAGAAGCCGCTCTCCTTCGAGCCGCGCACGCGCTACCTGTACAGCACGTGGGGCTACAACCTGCTGGGCGCGGCGGTGGAGAGCGCGTCGGGGAAGTCCTACCGCGACTACCTGCGCGAGCACGTGTTCCAGCCCGCGGGCATGGCGCACGCGGACCTGGATGTCACCGCGACGCGCGACGAGCACCAGACGGTGGGCTACCGGCTGAAGGATGGCGTGGTGAAGACGTCGCGCTTCCTGGATGTGTCCAGCCGCTTCGGGGGTGGAGGTACGCGCGGCACGGTGGGCGACATGCTGGGCTTCGGCCGCGCGGTGCTGACCCACAAGCTGGTGTCTCGCGACACCATGGGGATGATGCAGGCGTCCATGGCGACGAAGGATGGACGGCTCACGGACTACGGCATGGGCTTCGCCACCTATCCGCTGCGCGGCCACTACCTGGTGGCGCACGCGGGCGGGCAGCCGGAGACCACGACGCTGCTGGTGATGTTCCCCGCCGAGGACACGGTGATTGCGCTCGCCACCAACATCGAGGGCGAGGCCAGGCGCCTGCGCCGGCTGTCCATCCGGTTGATGGAGGGCGTGCTGGAGGCGGGCGCCACGCGCCGCGACGCGCACTTCGCGGACCCGGTGGATGGCGTGGTGTACGAGGGCCTGTCGCGCATCGTCAGCTACGGCCTGGCCTATCACCTGTGGGCCACGCGAGGGCCGGGCACGCTGGCGCCGGACGAGGACGTGCCCGGGGCATTCGCTCGCGTGTCGGAGATGCTGGACCGCAAGCTCATCGCGAAGGACGCGAAGGCGGCGCTGGAGCGCATCCGCGGCGGGCATGACCCGAAGCTGGGCTCGGTGTTCATCCGCGTGGGCGCGCACATGGCTCGCGTGTTGGAGAAGGCGCACGGCCCCGAGCGGCTCCTCGCGTATCCGGCGGAGGGGCCGCTGTCGTTCTTCGCGGACTATCTGGCCGCGTGTGAGGCGGAGGGCTCGGCCGAGGCGCCGCGCCTGGGAGAGCCGCTGCGCGGGGACCTGCTGCGCTTCGTCGCGGGGTGGAAGCGCGCGGAGGTGCCGGTGGAGCTGCGGCGCCTGCGGCTGGATGAAGTGAAGGACCCGGAGGTGCACTGGCCCGCGCTCAAGAAGGCGGTGGTGCAGTGGCCCGAGCTTCGCCCGGACTACACGGACGAGCTGGTGCGCGTCGCGGAGGGGTTCGGGTGGCGCAAGCAGTTGCCCGCGCGGCTGCGCTGGCTGGAGCGCGCGGTGGAGGTGTCGCCTCGGAGCGTGGAGGCCCGGCTGGCGTTGTCCCAGGGGTTGCTGGTGGCGAAGCGGGACGAGGAGGTGCTGCCGCTGCTGCGCGAGGCGATGGAGACGCCCCAGGGCGCGCTGGCGCTGGCGCCGATGATGCTGCTCAAGCGGGTGGTGGAGCCGGAGTCGCCGCGCGTGGGCCTGGGCCTGTTGCGCGCGGGCGTCGCGCTGCATCCGGAGTCGCCCGAGCTGTGGGAGGCGCTGGCGAAGCGAGAGAAGGCCCAGGGACACAAGGCGGAGGCTCGCGCGGCGCTGCGGCAGGCGCGGCGGGCGCGAGAGGCTCGGCCGGAGCCGGCCTCGGATTCCGTCGTCCGTGGCGCGGGGCCCGTGCCGGATGACCACGGGCTGGTGCGTCCGCGTCAGGCGCTCTGA